The genome window GGGATAATTATACGATCTCTGAGATCATTTTTCTTATCAAATTCTGATTTTTAAACTAATTTTAATTATCTATATGAAAATTCTAAACTTGATGGATTGAATCTGGATCTAAGGGTTAAGATAGAAGTATAACATTGACTTGTTTAAAAATCAATTTATTGTTTAGGAGATTGTTATGGAGATTTCATTTTTTAAAGGTGTGCCACTAAGACTCAAATTCATGAACACAATCTCAAATACATTTTTGGTTTATAGAAGAATAAATTCAAAGGATCGTCCCCATAAAATTAATTTTCGATATTTATTAAAGATTTATGTGATCACAGTTTTTACAATTCTATCGATTGGATGCGAACCTAAGGATAACGATGATAATATTGGATTGTTTTTTCTTATCGCTAATTCAGTGCCTGGAGAAGAAATCACAACCTATCAGAATAAATCTCGCTTGGAAATGTTGCGTAGTTTTGATTCGCAGATTATCGAAGGTTTAGCTGAAAGCGTAGCTCCCGATGCAAGCGGTGCAATGGGAAGAAATAAATCAGCGTATTTTCATGTACGCTTTCAATTTGGTATCCAAAATTTAGCTGATTATTCAGTGGTTAGTAGAAATCCAACAGTTCTTGATACAACAATCAAAGCAATAGAGTATTCCTTCAATTATCAGAAAGAAGATGGAAACTTTGAAATAGTAGTTCCGAATGAATTAAATGGACAAACTCCTAACGCTGCGGACTTTGCAAGCGGTGTATCTTTTTTCCTTTCTTCATTAGGTTTAGCTCTGGTAGATTTCAATCAGAGTGAATGGTACAATTCGTCCGCTAATGCGTCTTTTAAATCTAGAGTTGAGAGTCTAAGACCTAAGATTGATTTAGCTGCTACTTGGTTGCTTTCTCAAAAGCAGACACTTCAAATTGGAGACCAAAATGCTCCTAATCGCCTCTTTTTTAATTCATTAGCTTTTTATAGTTTGGGAATTTGGCTGGATCGCGATGATTTACTCCAAGCTGGAAAGGAGTTTGCGGAATTAGGAATTGCAAAAATTACAAATGACGGTTATTTCTTAGAAGGTGGCGGTTGGGATAGTAGTTATCAAGGTGTAGCAAATAATGTTGCTATAGGCATATTTTCTATATTAGAGGAAGACAAAGAATGGAAAACAAGTCTGTGGAATACCATAGTGAAAGGAACGAGTTGGCAGCGCTCCAGGATTCTTCCATCTGGTGAAATTTCATTAGAGGGAAATACAAGAGTTTATCCTGGAGGTGAGTCTTTTCTTGGTGTTCCTAAAGCGATCGATTGGAAGCCAACAATGAGTAGTTTTCTCATCAGAAGTTATTATACAACCGATGCAATTTATTTAAATCTTGGAAACAGAGTAAAGGGATATTACAATCAATAAAAATATTAGATTATAAATCCCAGAATTTTTAAATCATAGTCGATGTTTATTCCGCTGAGATTTCAATTTTTGATTTGAGACCAAATCTATGAAGGATCATTGTCATAGGACAGAATCCAGTTATAGATAGGATAATCAAATTGATTCCAACTAGACCTGTTAGAATAAACCAATACTGATGAACCAGCAATCCGAGTGTGATACTCGTTAAAATAAATATACCGGCTATTAGCCAAACCACGCGTTCCAGATACCAAGAATCGGTTTTTAGTAGAAACATAAAGCAACGATCTCCTCATATACTATACTGTGTATGGTATATGAGTTCCAAAATCCATCTTCCCACTATAGGGTCAATTTATTTTTTATATAAAAATTTCTATTGGATGAGTTAGAGTATTTTGGAACTTTGCAAGCTAGGTTATTGAGTTGAGCATTTTAAATCTGTCCATACCCACCATCGGCAATTATATCGGCTCCTGCAATATAACTTGATTCTTCACTTGCTAGAAAGAGCGCAACCTTTGCCATCTCAGCACTGGTTCCAAATCTTTTAGCAGGGATTCCAGCAATCATATTATTTGCAAATTCTTTCAGATTCTCCGGAGGCATTCCTAATTTTTCATAGATAGGAGTATCAATCGCACCGGGAGACAAAACATTAAATCTTATCTGATCAACTGGAATTTCTGAAGTCCAACCTCTCGCAAAACTTCGAACAGCTGCTTTTGTTCCAACATAGACACTGCTACCAGGAAATCCTTTATTAGCAACTACGCTTGCATTGAGAATTACAGAGCTTCCTTGATTGAAATATGGAAGTGCTTTTGATACTGTAAAATATAGACCTTTTACATTGGTATCAAATTGTTGATCAAAGAAATTTTCATCTACATCTGATGTAGGTTTGAAATACGCAACACCAGCATTAGCGAACAAAATGTCCAGTTTATTATACTTTGTATCAATATGCTTATAAAGACTATCGAGCTCTTTTAGATTCGATACATCAGTTTTTACAATGTCAAATTGGTCTCCTAATTCCGAAGTCGCTTTATCAAAGCTCTCTTGCGAGCGAGCTGTAATGATTACCTGTGCACCTTCTTTTTTAAATAGTTTCGCAGTTTCCAATCCGATACCCGAATTTCCACCAGTGATCAATGCGATTTTTCCTTTTAGTCTCATAATACTCTCCTTGGTTTAAAATGAACCGTTCGGTTCAATATATTTTATGATCATTTTTTTGCAAGTTTTTAATTGAACTTTTCGGTTCAAAATAAAGTATAGGAAGCATGGGTCGGACTAAATGTTTTCAGCGCGAAGAGGTTTTGGAGAAATTGGTACCGGTTTTTTGGAAGAAAGGATTTGCTGATACAAGCCTTCATGACATAGAGAGCGCAACTGGGGTAAATAAATCAGGACTCTATTCTGAATTTAAGAATAAAGAAGATTTATATTTAGAAAGTCTCAGATTCTATCTGGAAACCAATACCATTGTTGAAACACTAAGAGTAGAGCCACTTGGGTGGAAGAATATTGAAAACTATTTAAAATTTGGATCTACATTTGCTGAACTGAAAGGTTGCTTTGTGGTGAATGCGATTCGAGAAATCTCAATACTGCCTAAGAATACAAAAAATCTAATAATTGAATATTCCAAAAAATCCAAAGATCTATTGATTCAAAATTTAGAATCCGAACGAGTCTTCAATCCAGAAAAGGTTGCGGAAATGATATCTTCGTTCAATTCCGGGATTAGCATAGAATTGAATTTAGATGAATCTGCTGATCCAACAGAAAAGATTCATTTGTTCCTGGAATATTTAAAAAATTTTAAAATCAAAAGTAGATAAATCGATCTTTTGACGACAAAGTTCAATTTTTAAGTATTAAAATGGCACAATATAAGCAAATTCCCATTTTTAATCTATCCGAAATGTAAAATTCTTATAAGAATTTAGATTTACGAAAAAATATACTATACCCCCTATGGTATATAAGAGTCAAATAAATGATCCCGATTGAAGAAGTTTAAATTTTTGATCGAGGATTTTGATTCAAGGAGTAGAGTATGAATGAATTTCCGAAATTACAAAAGGTTCATTTATTTGGTATATTATTTCACATAGCATTAATTGGAATCGTTAGCGGAATTATAGCTGAGGAAAAAACCTCAACTCAATCGCCTGTCCAAGCAATCCAATTTGCCGATATTTCTTTATCTATTCAGAAGCATTCATTCAATATCATGGCTCTAGAAAAGGAGTCACTTGCTGCCGAGTCGGGACGTGATCGCTATGCTCGTCATTGGCATCCCCGAATATATTTAGATGCAAGGATCTTTAATAGTAATGATCCAGCCGTGAATTTTTTTTCCAAGCTTGGACAGAGGGATGTGAGACAATCAGATTTCTCAACGCAAAGTTCGAGAAACCAAATTGGAAATTATTTAGATTCGAACAATCAACCGTATACAAATCTAAATTCTAATACTTTAAATCTTTTAGCACCGGACACATTGAACTATCCTGGTGCAAACACATACCAACGAGGAACTTTGGGATTGGATTTGCCTATCTATGAAGGTGGTAGCAAATCAAATCTAGCTGAGTCATATGATCTCATTTCAAGTGCTAAAAAATTTGAAAAAAAATCTGTAATATTAAGTGAATACTCTACTAATGCTGGTTTATATGCGCAGACAATAGTGTTAAATGATTATAAACAGAATTTGGAAAAAATAATATCTCAAATTAATGGAATTCTTGGTTCATATCAGATAGGTTCTAGATCTAATCCTGTTGGATACTCTGGATTATTGGGTTTAAAAACACTTAAGAATCGAGTGATTGCATTAGAAGAGGAGGTTGATTCAAGAAAAAAATCTATAATTGGACATATCAATTCTGTCTCAATTGATCTCAATGAAAACTGGGATGTACAAATGGAACCTATTCAACAATTTCTTGATAAACATCTTCCGTATAATCATGGAACTAAAGAAAAATTTACTGAAGCAGAAACAATATCATACCTAGCTCGCGCAATGCAATTGTATGCCGAAAGCAGTAGCAGAATGTCCGAAATCGAAAAAGCTAAATTTCTGCCAAAATTAGGATTGTATGGTGAATCCAATCTTTATAGCGGATCAAGAAACACTTCATCCGCATATAATGTCGGATTTTATGTTCAAATGAATCTCTATAATGGAGAGGATCTTGGAAGTTATCAAGAAGCGAAATTAAAATCGGAAGCTAACTTAGATAGAGCAAGAGATCAAATTCGTTCGGAAGATGCTAAGAAAAAAGACCTAAGGCAAAGAATAATAAGTATTCAGAAACAAATAAAATTAATTGAAGATAGCAGCAAATTTATGGACGAACAAGTTATTAATTCTCGAAAATTGTTTGCAAATGGATCTATCAATGCGATGCAAATGTCCGAAGTAATAGCGCGATGTATAGATCTAACCCTTGATAGAGCTAACTTGGAAAAGGAATTTGTAATAACTCGAGCGGAAATGTATGCGTTGTCAAGTGGAACGATCAACCTAAATTTGAATAATTTGACAGAGGATAATTAAAAAAATGGAAACGAATAAAAAAAATAAATCTTCTATTGGGCAATCCAATTCGGAAAATGAACTTGGATTTGCTGGAAATCTTACGAATAGATTCATTAATTCTAAATTAACTCCAGTTTTGATCGTTGGAAGTTTGCTACTTGGATTGCTTGCAGTATACTTTACTCCGAAGGAAGAAGAACCGCAGATCTCTGTTCCAATGATCGATATATTTATTCCGGCACCGGGTTTTGAACCTGAGGAAGTTGAGAGAAAGGTTACTGAGCCAATTGAGCGAGCTGTCTGGGGATTAGATGGCGTTGAATATGTATATTCATCCAGTTCACCACATTTTAGTCTGATAACAGTTAGGTTTTTGGTAGGACAAGAAGTGGAACCTTCACTTGTTAAGATTCATCATAAAATTATGGAAGTTTATGGAACGCTTCCGAGTAATGTGAAAGCACCGAAAATAACTTCACATACAATTGACGATGTTCCATTTCTGACTTTGACATTCAGCTCTAAAACTCGCGATGATTATTCATTGAGAACTGAAGTAGCACCATTAGCTAGAGAATTATCATCAACTCCAGATCTCAGCAAGATTGAACTATTCGGTGGTCGCAAGCGAGCCATTAGAGTAATAGTTAACGCAACGAATTCAATAAATTATGGAATCGGAATCCTTGAGATTGCTGAAGCTCTCAAAAAAAATGACATTGGAATTCCAGCAGGAAAAAACTGGAATGAAACGAATGTGATGGATGTTGAAGTGCAGGGACGGGTTTCTTCAGCAGAAGATGTTCGAAATATCGCGTTAGCCCAACGAGGAGGTCGTATTATTAGGATTCGGGATATTGCAGAGGTTGCAGACGGACCCGAAGAGAGAAATAAATTATCAATTCTTTATGACAAAATTCTAGATCAAAAGAATACAAATAATTCCTCAATTAGCAATGTTTTTACGGAAAGATCTGCAGTCTCTATAGTTTTTAGCAAAAGAAAAGGAACGAATGTTGTTCCGCTTTCGCAGGATCTAATTGAGCGCGCTAAACTTTTTTCAACAGGTCTTCCTGATGATGTGGAATTTAGTGTCTTGAGAGACTATGGCTCGACTGCTGGTGATAAATCTATGGAACTTATTGAGCATTTGTTGATCGCTACTTTCTCTGTAGCTGCATTGATTGCGATTTGGATGGGATGGCGAGCTTCTGCAGTCGTATCGATAGCGATTCCTGTTACACTTGCTTTAACTCTGGCAATTTATTATTTCATGGGTTACACTTTGAACAGAGTAACCTTATTCGCTCTAATTTTTTCCATCGGGATACTCGTTGATGACGCGATTGTGGTTGTTGAGAATATCGAACGACATCTTAAGACTTATCCTAAACGAAGTATTCTTCAATCTACAATCGCAGCCGTCGCTGAAGTTGGCAATCCCACAATACTTGCGACATTTACGGTAATCGCCGCGATCCTTCCTATGGCTTTTGTTCGTGGATTGATGGGTCCTTATATGAAGCCTATTCCTGTTGGTGCAAGTCTTGCGATGATACTCTCTCTTTTTATAGCTTTTACAGTAACGCCTTGGGCTGCTGCAAGGTTATTGAAAAAGCACAATGCTGAAGATGAAAATGACACCAACCATACGTCAAGTATTCAAAAATCAAAACTTGATTTGATTTATATTAAAGTAATAGATTCACTTTTGACATCTAAGAAAAAGGCAGTCGGATTCTTTATTCTGATTGGTGTATTGATGGCTATGTCATTCAGCCTAGTTGCGACGAAAGCTGTTAAAGTTAAAATGTTGCCTTTTGACAATAAAAATGAGTTTCAGATATTATTGGATTTTCCAACGGGATCTAGTCGTGAGACTTCTATAGAATTGGCAAAACAATTGAGTCAAAATATATTAAAAAATCATAATATTGAGAAAGTCCAAATTCATTCAGGCGAGAGTGCTCCTTTCTCATTCTCAGGAATGGTAAAACATACTTTTCTCAGAAATCAAGAATATATGGTAGATCTACAAATTGTCATCATAGACAAATCTGAAAGATCTGATTCGAGTCATGAAATTATTGAATCGCTTCGACCTATGGTTGGAGAATTTGCTATTAAGAATAAAACGATTGCCAAAATTCTTGAAATTCCTCCAGGTCCACCAGTTCTCGCTACATTAGTGACTGAAATTTATGGACCCGATCGAGCGACTAGAAGAAAGGTTACTCAGGAACTTTTAGATATTTTTGCAAAAGAATCTTCCGTAGTTGATCTTGATTCATCGTTACGTCCTGGCAGAGAAAGACAGGTTTATTCTTACAACCATGGAAAAGGCGGATTGATCGGTGCTCGAGCAGATATGGTCGGTTACACGGGAAATTACTTATTTCAAGAAAATGGTCTTTATACTTTGAAAGAATCAAAACATCCTGAAGAGGTATTTATTGATTTAGCATATGATCCTGTGCGAAGAGCAAGTTCTTCTCCCTTTCGTGGACAGAGAATTCCTTCGGTAGAATCAGGTTATGTTGAAGTTGAATCAGTACTTGATTCTCCAAAAATTGTTTCAAGTGAAACTTTATATAGAAAAAATTTAAAACCAGTTGAATATATTTTTAATGAATTCATTGGTAGCGAAGAAGCACCCGTATATGGAATGTTAAAGCTTACACCGAACATTCAGTACGAAACTCAAACTTCAGATGTTCCCTGGAATACATCAAAGCCCGTAGTAAAATGGGATGGTGAGTGGTTTATTACTTATGAGGTTTTTCGAGATTTGGGTGGTGCGTTTGCTGTAGTGATGCTATTGATTTATGTTCTGGTTCTTAGTTGGTTTCGAAGCTACACCGTTCCTTTGATTATAATGATACCGATTCCAATAACCTTGATTGGGATTTTGCCGGGTCATGCGATTTTGGGCTCATATTTTACTGCAACATCTATGATCGGTTTCATTGCAGGAGCGGGAATCATAGTTCGAAATTCGATCATATTGGTTGATTTTATTGAGCAAGAAATTAAGTCCGATATCGCAATTAAAACTGCCGTAATCAATGCAGGTTTGATTCGCTTTAGACCGATGCTTCTTACAGCTGCAGCAGTTGTAGCTGGAGCTTTTATTATGTTGTTTGATCCAATTTTTAATGGGTTAGCTATTTCTTTGATGTTTGGTGAAGTAGCTGCAACTCTGTTAAGTAGATTTGCGGTACCCGTTTTGTACTATTGGTTTGTAGGTGAGAGTCGTTGGAGAGAGATTAGTTCATCGAATAAATAATCCTTGTTCATAGACTATAACAAATATAGTGTGTTGAGTGGAGAAATTCATGAAAATATTTAGAGTTTTGATGCTAATAATACTCATTCTGTTCAATTTAAATTGTGAGTCTGAATCAAAGGATGATTTAATTTCCGGGATTCCGATTTCAGGAAATAAGAATATTGATCTGCTTATCTTAGCTCAGCTAGCTGCAAATGGCAATTGTCCAAATTTAATAACAGAATCAAACTCCTCATTCACATACTCTGATACTAGTTTTACTATATGTGGAAATAATCTTCAAATAGCGCGTTTCACAGTTTAAAATAACTTTTGTTAAAGAGTAGAGTAAGTAAAATTAATGATTTTAGGGATTTGAGTTATTGTGCAATTCATCGAATATTTCTATTAATATTGTTTTATATTTATCAGATAAAAATTGTAATCTGGATTAAAAGTTTGTTACGCAAAAAGTATAGTTAGGTGTAGATTTCAAGTTTCCTGCACCTGCTAGTTGTCCTGTTGCGGTCGCCAACCGGATCACATCTGTGTTTGTGTTCGGGTAAGTACTTGAACTATTGATTGATCCAGTACCTAGACCTGCTGAGAATAAAGACGCACCTTTTATATACGGCGCTGTAGCAGAAGTGAGATCAACTAATGTCTCTAGCTCATAAGCGTTTGGAAGTCTCCATGTTCTGCCGTCTAAATTTTTAGAATTGCAATAGTTTAAGGCTTGGGCATAAGTATGAGTGTTTGCAGTTCCGACACAAGACACTGGGTCTTCACCATCAAGGCATTTTGTCCATAGCAATCCGTACAAATTGTCCAGAATTGTTCCGTTGCCTAAGTCCGAGAGGGAATTTACTTTTGCGTCTCCTGAAACGCAACGAACGGGTCTTGTTCCAGTATTACCGCCTCCAGTCAAAGCCCAATTCACATAACCAAGCATAGATTCATATGTTACATTGATCGGATAATTATCGTTAACCCAATAATACCCACCTGCAAATGTATTTGGGAAATTGGTCGCATCATTCCATTTATATGGAGTATATGGATTTACACAAGTAACACATGTGCTCCCTAAGTTATTAGCTGTCCAAACATTTCC of Leptospira sp. GIMC2001 contains these proteins:
- a CDS encoding YgaP family membrane protein, yielding MFLLKTDSWYLERVVWLIAGIFILTSITLGLLVHQYWFILTGLVGINLIILSITGFCPMTMILHRFGLKSKIEISAE
- a CDS encoding SDR family oxidoreductase; translated protein: MRLKGKIALITGGNSGIGLETAKLFKKEGAQVIITARSQESFDKATSELGDQFDIVKTDVSNLKELDSLYKHIDTKYNKLDILFANAGVAYFKPTSDVDENFFDQQFDTNVKGLYFTVSKALPYFNQGSSVILNASVVANKGFPGSSVYVGTKAAVRSFARGWTSEIPVDQIRFNVLSPGAIDTPIYEKLGMPPENLKEFANNMIAGIPAKRFGTSAEMAKVALFLASEESSYIAGADIIADGGYGQI
- a CDS encoding TetR/AcrR family transcriptional regulator, whose product is MGRTKCFQREEVLEKLVPVFWKKGFADTSLHDIESATGVNKSGLYSEFKNKEDLYLESLRFYLETNTIVETLRVEPLGWKNIENYLKFGSTFAELKGCFVVNAIREISILPKNTKNLIIEYSKKSKDLLIQNLESERVFNPEKVAEMISSFNSGISIELNLDESADPTEKIHLFLEYLKNFKIKSR
- a CDS encoding TolC family protein, producing MNEFPKLQKVHLFGILFHIALIGIVSGIIAEEKTSTQSPVQAIQFADISLSIQKHSFNIMALEKESLAAESGRDRYARHWHPRIYLDARIFNSNDPAVNFFSKLGQRDVRQSDFSTQSSRNQIGNYLDSNNQPYTNLNSNTLNLLAPDTLNYPGANTYQRGTLGLDLPIYEGGSKSNLAESYDLISSAKKFEKKSVILSEYSTNAGLYAQTIVLNDYKQNLEKIISQINGILGSYQIGSRSNPVGYSGLLGLKTLKNRVIALEEEVDSRKKSIIGHINSVSIDLNENWDVQMEPIQQFLDKHLPYNHGTKEKFTEAETISYLARAMQLYAESSSRMSEIEKAKFLPKLGLYGESNLYSGSRNTSSAYNVGFYVQMNLYNGEDLGSYQEAKLKSEANLDRARDQIRSEDAKKKDLRQRIISIQKQIKLIEDSSKFMDEQVINSRKLFANGSINAMQMSEVIARCIDLTLDRANLEKEFVITRAEMYALSSGTINLNLNNLTEDN
- a CDS encoding efflux RND transporter permease subunit, which gives rise to METNKKNKSSIGQSNSENELGFAGNLTNRFINSKLTPVLIVGSLLLGLLAVYFTPKEEEPQISVPMIDIFIPAPGFEPEEVERKVTEPIERAVWGLDGVEYVYSSSSPHFSLITVRFLVGQEVEPSLVKIHHKIMEVYGTLPSNVKAPKITSHTIDDVPFLTLTFSSKTRDDYSLRTEVAPLARELSSTPDLSKIELFGGRKRAIRVIVNATNSINYGIGILEIAEALKKNDIGIPAGKNWNETNVMDVEVQGRVSSAEDVRNIALAQRGGRIIRIRDIAEVADGPEERNKLSILYDKILDQKNTNNSSISNVFTERSAVSIVFSKRKGTNVVPLSQDLIERAKLFSTGLPDDVEFSVLRDYGSTAGDKSMELIEHLLIATFSVAALIAIWMGWRASAVVSIAIPVTLALTLAIYYFMGYTLNRVTLFALIFSIGILVDDAIVVVENIERHLKTYPKRSILQSTIAAVAEVGNPTILATFTVIAAILPMAFVRGLMGPYMKPIPVGASLAMILSLFIAFTVTPWAAARLLKKHNAEDENDTNHTSSIQKSKLDLIYIKVIDSLLTSKKKAVGFFILIGVLMAMSFSLVATKAVKVKMLPFDNKNEFQILLDFPTGSSRETSIELAKQLSQNILKNHNIEKVQIHSGESAPFSFSGMVKHTFLRNQEYMVDLQIVIIDKSERSDSSHEIIESLRPMVGEFAIKNKTIAKILEIPPGPPVLATLVTEIYGPDRATRRKVTQELLDIFAKESSVVDLDSSLRPGRERQVYSYNHGKGGLIGARADMVGYTGNYLFQENGLYTLKESKHPEEVFIDLAYDPVRRASSSPFRGQRIPSVESGYVEVESVLDSPKIVSSETLYRKNLKPVEYIFNEFIGSEEAPVYGMLKLTPNIQYETQTSDVPWNTSKPVVKWDGEWFITYEVFRDLGGAFAVVMLLIYVLVLSWFRSYTVPLIIMIPIPITLIGILPGHAILGSYFTATSMIGFIAGAGIIVRNSIILVDFIEQEIKSDIAIKTAVINAGLIRFRPMLLTAAAVVAGAFIMLFDPIFNGLAISLMFGEVAATLLSRFAVPVLYYWFVGESRWREISSSNK
- a CDS encoding Lcl domain-containing protein, coding for MIISLTRNRNSSENNQSVPTQTAETANITFSPARNSVLLYNGTVTLSTDIEGLSIYYTTDGSTPSNNSTLYANPLLPNQQFPGKIIKAIAVSSNGSTSSVFESQYFYPILKSGQNKCYNLISNNMETCKETDHSGQDGFIMAGHDRSFNSLQSSADFPSDIITTGNVLGNVWTANNLGSTCVTCVNPYTPYKWNDATNFPNTFAGGYYWVNDNYPINVTYESMLGYVNWALTGGGNTGTRPVRCVSGDAKVNSLSDLGNGTILDNLYGLLWTKCLDGEDPVSCVGTANTHTYAQALNYCNSKNLDGRTWRLPNAYELETLVDLTSATAPYIKGASLFSAGLGTGSINSSSTYPNTNTDVIRLATATGQLAGAGNLKSTPNYTFCVTNF